The following proteins are co-located in the Bacteroidales bacterium genome:
- a CDS encoding type II toxin-antitoxin system VapC family toxin, which translates to MKRALIDTDILSYYFKGNPKVIDHFEANLEHFDFIEISLITYYEIASGLLAKKAFKLLESFEQFVNDNKIIPLTQKSSRISAELYSSLRQTGNIIDDIDLLIAGVAIENELTLVTNNHKYFSRIPNLNIENWTQ; encoded by the coding sequence ATGAAACGAGCGCTGATTGATACGGACATCTTGTCCTATTACTTTAAGGGTAACCCAAAAGTAATTGATCATTTTGAAGCTAACCTTGAGCATTTCGATTTCATAGAAATCAGTTTGATAACCTATTATGAAATTGCAAGCGGTTTGCTTGCAAAGAAGGCTTTCAAGCTGTTGGAATCTTTTGAGCAGTTTGTAAATGACAACAAAATCATCCCATTGACTCAAAAATCATCTAGGATTTCTGCAGAATTATATTCCTCGCTTCGGCAAACTGGTAATATTATAGATGATATTGATTTGCTGATTGCAGGTGTCGCTATTGAAAATGAATTGACACTTGTTACTAACAATCATAAGTACTTTAGCAGAATTCCGAACTTAAATATTGAGAACTGGACCCAGTAA
- the nuoE gene encoding NADH-quinone oxidoreductase subunit NuoE yields the protein MTSIKVKLKEKDVEQLTQVCRDFNNEAGELINVLHKAQGIFGYLPAEVQEVVARELNVSVAKVYGVVTFYSFFTMTPKGKHPISICTGTACYVRGAEKVLDEFKKRLNIKVGETSPDGKFSLSCLRCVGACGLAPVVLIGEKTYGRVSPEGVKDILKEYE from the coding sequence ATGACTTCAATAAAAGTTAAACTCAAAGAAAAAGACGTTGAGCAACTAACACAGGTTTGCCGTGATTTCAATAATGAAGCCGGCGAACTCATCAACGTGCTACATAAGGCCCAGGGTATTTTTGGTTATTTGCCAGCCGAGGTCCAGGAGGTAGTCGCACGCGAATTAAATGTTTCAGTGGCTAAGGTTTATGGAGTGGTCACCTTCTACTCTTTCTTCACCATGACCCCAAAGGGCAAACATCCGATTTCTATCTGCACCGGTACCGCTTGCTATGTGCGTGGCGCCGAAAAAGTATTGGATGAGTTCAAGAAAAGGCTCAACATCAAAGTGGGTGAAACCTCACCCGATGGCAAGTTCTCGCTCAGTTGTCTGCGTTGCGTTGGTGCCTGCGGCCTCGCACCTGTAGTGCTCATAGGAGAAAAAACCTATGGCCGCGTTTCACCGGAAGGGGTGAAGGATATTTTGAAAGAATACGAGTAG
- a CDS encoding iron hydrogenase small subunit — MEKIKLNIDNTIVEVEKGTTILKAAKQIDIEIPTLCYMHLGDMNIEHKPGGCRICVVDVKGRRNLAPACATECAEDMEVQTHNIRVLNARKTVMELILSDHPFECLVCAKSGTCDLQHMAIKMGIREIPYKGEQSTYKEDTSPAIIRDVDKCIMCRRCETMCNEVQTVGVLSAINRGFMSVVAPAFERNLDHSECTYCGQCVAVCPTAALTEVDHTNQVIHHLADPTKTVIVQTAPAVRAALGEEFGMEPGTLVTGKMVASLRRLGFDYVFDTDFAADLTIMEEGAELLDRLTKYLNGDKEVKLPMLTSCCPGWVNFFEHHFPDMIDIPSTARSPQQMFGAIAKTYFAEKINVKRENLVVVSIMPCVAKKYECTRDEFSVNGNPDVDYALSTRELANLIKRANINFNKLPDEEFDTPMGESTGAAVIFGTTGGVIEAATRSAYELQTGKKLKKVDFKQLRGMEGIRSAKVDFDGLELNIGIAHGLGNARKLLEDIRAGKSQYHAIEIMACPGGCIGGGGQPLHHGDSSILKARQKAIYQEDSDKPIRKSHENPSIIKLYEEFLGKPLGEKSHHLLHTIYFDKSKKPIEIEE, encoded by the coding sequence ATGGAAAAAATAAAACTGAATATAGATAATACAATTGTTGAGGTCGAAAAAGGAACCACAATCCTGAAAGCTGCTAAGCAGATTGATATTGAAATTCCGACTCTTTGCTACATGCACCTCGGCGACATGAATATTGAACACAAACCCGGAGGTTGCCGTATTTGCGTGGTGGATGTGAAAGGCCGCCGCAACCTGGCTCCTGCCTGCGCCACCGAATGTGCGGAAGACATGGAAGTGCAAACCCACAATATCAGGGTGCTGAATGCCCGCAAAACCGTAATGGAGTTGATTTTATCCGATCACCCATTTGAATGCCTTGTTTGTGCGAAGTCAGGCACCTGCGATCTGCAGCACATGGCTATCAAAATGGGTATCCGCGAAATCCCTTACAAAGGTGAACAAAGCACGTATAAGGAAGATACTTCGCCTGCAATTATTCGCGATGTGGATAAATGTATCATGTGTCGCCGCTGCGAAACCATGTGCAACGAAGTGCAAACTGTAGGTGTGCTCTCGGCCATTAACCGTGGATTTATGTCGGTTGTAGCACCGGCTTTCGAACGCAACCTCGACCACAGCGAATGCACTTATTGCGGACAATGTGTAGCCGTATGTCCCACCGCTGCTTTAACCGAAGTGGATCACACCAACCAGGTTATTCACCATCTTGCCGACCCTACAAAGACCGTCATCGTGCAAACCGCTCCGGCAGTTCGCGCAGCCTTGGGCGAAGAATTTGGAATGGAACCTGGCACGCTGGTAACCGGGAAAATGGTAGCTTCATTGCGCCGTCTTGGTTTTGACTATGTTTTTGACACCGATTTTGCCGCCGACCTCACCATCATGGAAGAAGGCGCGGAACTATTGGATCGACTCACAAAATATCTGAACGGCGACAAAGAAGTGAAACTTCCAATGCTGACGTCTTGCTGCCCGGGTTGGGTGAACTTTTTTGAACACCATTTCCCTGATATGATTGATATTCCGTCAACGGCACGCTCACCTCAACAAATGTTTGGTGCTATAGCCAAGACCTACTTTGCTGAGAAAATTAACGTGAAGCGCGAAAACCTGGTCGTGGTTTCTATCATGCCCTGCGTGGCTAAGAAATACGAATGCACCCGCGATGAATTCAGCGTAAACGGAAATCCCGATGTGGATTATGCCCTTTCGACCCGCGAGCTGGCCAATTTGATAAAACGCGCCAACATCAACTTCAACAAACTGCCAGATGAAGAATTTGACACACCAATGGGAGAATCCACTGGCGCCGCCGTTATTTTCGGAACCACTGGCGGTGTTATTGAAGCTGCCACCCGCAGCGCTTATGAACTGCAAACAGGCAAGAAGCTCAAAAAAGTTGATTTTAAACAATTGCGCGGCATGGAAGGTATCCGTTCAGCTAAGGTTGATTTTGATGGTTTAGAACTCAACATTGGGATTGCACACGGATTGGGCAACGCACGCAAACTGCTTGAAGACATCAGAGCAGGCAAGAGTCAGTACCATGCCATTGAAATCATGGCCTGCCCGGGAGGTTGTATCGGTGGCGGAGGCCAGCCCCTGCACCACGGTGATTCATCCATACTGAAAGCAAGGCAGAAAGCCATTTACCAGGAAGACAGTGATAAGCCCATACGTAAATCGCATGAGAACCCATCCATCATTAAGTTGTATGAAGAGTTTCTTGGCAAACCGCTCGGCGAAAAATCGCATCACCTGCTGCACACGATTTATTTTGATAAGAGTAAGAAACCGATTGAGATCGAGGAGTAA
- a CDS encoding NADH-quinone oxidoreductase subunit NuoF — protein MAKYKMHMLVCAGTGCHASQSDLLLSNLKKEVASRDLADEVQVIGTGCFGFCEKGPIVKIIPDNTFYTEVKPEDAGEIVAEHALKGRKVERLLYTDPVKKEHISDSKHMGFYQKQLRIALRNCGFINPENIDEYIGREGYEALGKVLSEMTPEQAIQEIMDSGLRGRGGGGFPTGLKWQITNKVQAHQKYVVCNADEGDPGAFMDRSILEGDPHSVLEAMAICGYCIGATKGLVYIRAEYPLAIERLKIAINQAREYGLLGKDILGTGFDFDLEIRYGAGAFVCGEETALIHSMEGHRGEPTFKPPFPSEHGYLGKPTNVNNVETFANIPAIFNKGAKWYASIGTEKSKGTKVFALAGKINNVGLIEVPMGTTLREVIFEIGGGIKNGKKFKAVQTGGPSGGCLTEKHLDTPIDFDNLIANGSMMGSGGMIVMDEDDCMVAMAKFYLEFTVEESCGKCSPCRIGNKRLYEMLETITQGKGTMDDLQKLRNLSVVIKDTSLCGLGQTSPNPVLSTMDNFWEEYLAHVQDHKCHASQCKALLRYEVVPENCVGCTACARNCPVNCISGERKKVHFIDQSLCIKCGACEEKCKFDAIRVI, from the coding sequence CCTGGCCGACGAAGTACAGGTAATTGGCACCGGCTGCTTTGGGTTCTGCGAAAAAGGGCCTATTGTAAAGATCATCCCCGATAATACTTTCTACACAGAAGTAAAACCCGAAGATGCCGGCGAAATCGTTGCCGAGCATGCACTTAAGGGCCGTAAGGTTGAGCGCTTGCTTTATACCGACCCCGTAAAGAAAGAGCATATCAGCGATTCAAAGCACATGGGTTTTTACCAGAAACAATTGCGTATTGCTTTACGCAATTGCGGTTTCATCAACCCCGAAAACATTGACGAGTACATTGGTCGCGAAGGTTACGAAGCCCTCGGCAAAGTACTCAGTGAAATGACGCCGGAACAGGCAATACAGGAAATCATGGACTCAGGCTTGCGTGGACGCGGCGGTGGCGGTTTCCCAACCGGCCTCAAATGGCAAATCACCAACAAGGTGCAAGCCCACCAGAAATATGTTGTCTGCAATGCCGATGAAGGCGACCCCGGAGCATTCATGGACCGTTCCATCCTGGAAGGCGACCCTCACAGCGTACTAGAAGCCATGGCCATTTGTGGTTACTGCATCGGTGCAACCAAAGGCCTGGTATATATTCGCGCTGAATATCCACTGGCCATCGAACGCTTGAAAATCGCCATCAACCAGGCACGTGAATATGGCCTGTTAGGCAAGGATATTTTGGGAACCGGTTTTGACTTTGATCTGGAAATCCGTTATGGTGCAGGAGCATTCGTTTGCGGTGAAGAAACAGCGCTTATCCATTCAATGGAAGGCCATCGTGGCGAACCTACCTTTAAACCGCCTTTCCCATCCGAACATGGCTACCTTGGCAAGCCCACCAATGTAAACAACGTTGAAACTTTTGCCAATATTCCTGCCATTTTCAACAAAGGCGCAAAATGGTATGCTAGCATAGGAACCGAGAAATCAAAAGGAACCAAGGTTTTCGCACTCGCAGGAAAAATCAACAACGTTGGTTTGATTGAAGTTCCTATGGGAACTACCTTGCGTGAAGTGATTTTTGAAATTGGCGGAGGCATAAAGAACGGCAAGAAATTCAAAGCGGTTCAAACAGGTGGCCCGTCGGGTGGCTGTTTAACTGAGAAACATCTTGACACGCCCATTGATTTTGACAACCTGATTGCCAACGGATCAATGATGGGATCGGGCGGTATGATTGTCATGGACGAAGACGACTGTATGGTTGCGATGGCCAAGTTCTATCTCGAATTTACCGTGGAAGAAAGCTGCGGAAAGTGTTCGCCTTGCCGGATCGGTAATAAGCGTTTGTATGAAATGCTTGAAACCATTACCCAGGGTAAGGGAACAATGGATGATCTTCAAAAATTACGCAACCTCAGTGTTGTCATTAAAGATACCTCACTCTGCGGTTTGGGTCAAACCTCTCCGAACCCGGTGCTCTCAACCATGGATAATTTCTGGGAAGAATACCTTGCCCACGTACAGGATCATAAATGTCACGCCAGCCAGTGTAAGGCCTTGCTTCGTTACGAGGTGGTTCCTGAAAACTGTGTCGGATGCACCGCCTGCGCCCGTAACTGTCCAGTAAACTGTATCAGTGGCGAACGCAAAAAGGTTCACTTTATTGATCAGAGCCTGTGTATAAAATGCGGCGCTTGTGAGGAGAAATGTAAGTTTGACGCCATACGCGTGATTTAA
- the prfA gene encoding peptide chain release factor 1, which translates to MLQKLEALYNRWKEIEQQLNDPGIMSDMKRYVKLNRDYKDLQAVVNAYLRYSKIESDLASAREVMYKEKDEDFRAMAKDEINQLLAEKETLEEEIQVLLLPADPEDSKNAILEIRAGTGGDEASIFAGDLFRMYTKYCETKGWKIELVDFAEGTAGGYKEIIANVSGEKVYGQLKYESGVHRVQRVPQTETQGRVHTSAATIAVLPEADEFDIDLRQEDVRKDTYCSSGPGGQSVNTTYSAVRLTHVPTNIVVQCQDQKSQIKNYEKALAVLRSRIYEMEHQKYLDVISSKRRTMVSTGDRSAKIRTYNYAQGRVTDHRIGMSIYNLPVFMDGDIQDMIDALQLAENAEKMKEAVA; encoded by the coding sequence ATGTTACAGAAATTAGAAGCATTATATAACCGGTGGAAAGAAATTGAGCAACAGCTCAACGACCCCGGTATTATGAGCGATATGAAGCGTTATGTGAAGTTGAACCGCGATTACAAGGATTTGCAAGCAGTTGTGAACGCGTATCTTCGTTATAGCAAGATTGAGAGTGATCTGGCTTCGGCAAGGGAAGTAATGTACAAAGAAAAAGATGAGGACTTCCGGGCTATGGCCAAGGACGAGATAAACCAGCTTCTTGCCGAAAAAGAAACCCTGGAAGAGGAAATCCAGGTGCTGCTGCTTCCTGCCGATCCGGAGGACAGCAAAAACGCTATCCTTGAAATCCGTGCCGGTACCGGTGGCGATGAGGCCAGCATTTTTGCCGGCGATTTGTTTCGTATGTACACAAAATATTGCGAAACCAAAGGATGGAAAATAGAACTCGTCGATTTTGCAGAAGGAACCGCCGGAGGTTACAAAGAAATTATTGCCAATGTAAGCGGCGAAAAGGTTTACGGCCAGTTGAAATACGAATCAGGCGTACACCGCGTGCAGCGAGTTCCACAAACCGAAACACAGGGACGTGTTCACACATCCGCTGCAACCATAGCCGTACTTCCTGAAGCCGACGAGTTTGACATAGATCTCAGGCAGGAAGATGTGCGTAAAGATACCTATTGCTCATCGGGGCCAGGCGGGCAGTCAGTTAATACAACCTATTCTGCAGTGAGGCTCACCCATGTGCCAACCAATATTGTTGTTCAATGCCAGGATCAGAAATCGCAGATCAAGAATTATGAAAAGGCTCTCGCGGTTTTGCGTTCGCGTATCTACGAGATGGAGCACCAGAAATATCTTGACGTGATTTCTTCAAAGCGTCGCACTATGGTTTCAACCGGCGACCGCTCGGCTAAAATCAGAACCTATAATTATGCACAGGGCCGGGTCACAGATCACCGCATCGGCATGTCAATCTATAACCTGCCTGTTTTTATGGACGGCGATATCCAGGATATGATTGATGCGTTGCAACTGGCCGAAAATGCTGAAAAAATGAAAGAAGCTGTGGCTTGA